From Cytobacillus sp. IB215665, the proteins below share one genomic window:
- a CDS encoding GNAT family N-acetyltransferase: protein MGKVTSDINIVEYHNGLAEAVADMWNNSQEGWGGSTSVKTGVQVKVQEQNSSNIKVFLAMDGDMVVGYCSLSEYREDRGAMYIPLLNVRPDYHGKKIGKMLVTRVLNEVIQRKWPRLDLYTWPGNTKAVPLYKKCGFFWEDRDDTTHLMNLIPTVLDTDAVKDYFAKVDWYTASDRQIEVIPDDIKRNHFVYYEYSWNDENYGKLRMQFERSGRGLRLIETDDYLVEATVEDFELVCNKSHQIQFHVINKTDKPLQLRFEGEEQGQISFLYDNEVMVEGEKTIEAMFSIADYVEEQSPWRTHPTVQTNVWINGKKATFAIGVNPKLPANMKAVAPQDQFMIGEEVTFFIDIENQSKGEQTFSFSLPSTDLLKIKQQKVEVTLQGKEKMSLPIDAQLHGYGFYGPEIEVFVIRDGLTEQTFNKRIGVGFKGIGAQFDGECDEYWHIYNGSYQGYFSKFNNEFIPGRNMSDSQRTTLMFAKLGKPYNDEFSKKKPTKVEFEQQQGAMVLKATFESESMNNISFVYIYKLFAEGLIEAAVQLTNQGNEVTSEDVWISQPIYHSLENPVFHYNNELVEHGKGFTFYGEWESSKLTENWIFSQYKPYPSGFCWPKKSQLQFENWYTYCEQNLGKLDGGVTVQTEPIFINMGAFQTWKEFRRFAERKPVNKQLPQDAIEVVYNDRNPVISTNEIVIKAEQKKNTSSDGTVQVNLANDTYAGEHEVSVPVKHIHDPFVHVKVKDRRNNIAYYSDRVLLKPSNDKVVHHIVEEDDLKVHRVNNGLIDIGASTDFFPTLFSLKMNGVEWLDSSFPKLTSKSWWNPWSGGIRSTMSDMSNRSWSKESSSIQFATLKDQFHNVWEGLEISTSITEHKKYKGLNFHQYFMMLPGVPVVAHFSKIEQHTGTYLLDKKLETELLIKPNSHLNKTFIQNGDVKVTGGGAEYEAKLELQHVFGGEQVDEILHIIQHDEVSDTEVYMNKDVTFTSIDQKLHLANRQTIFTKPLLITVGKDKINHKALGHLANLVFTKEEQSHENN from the coding sequence ATGGGGAAAGTGACATCAGATATTAATATTGTAGAATATCATAACGGATTAGCTGAAGCTGTAGCAGATATGTGGAATAACAGTCAAGAGGGCTGGGGAGGGTCCACATCTGTAAAAACAGGTGTACAGGTGAAAGTGCAGGAACAGAATTCTAGTAATATTAAAGTATTTTTAGCAATGGATGGAGATATGGTAGTTGGTTATTGTTCATTATCTGAATACCGTGAAGACCGAGGAGCTATGTATATTCCATTATTAAATGTTCGCCCAGATTATCATGGGAAAAAGATCGGGAAAATGCTCGTAACAAGAGTATTGAACGAAGTAATTCAAAGGAAATGGCCGCGTCTTGATTTGTATACATGGCCCGGAAATACGAAGGCTGTTCCTCTATACAAAAAATGTGGGTTCTTTTGGGAAGATCGTGATGATACTACACATTTGATGAATCTTATTCCAACTGTGCTCGATACAGATGCAGTGAAAGATTATTTTGCAAAAGTAGATTGGTATACTGCTAGTGATCGGCAAATAGAAGTCATACCAGATGATATTAAACGTAACCATTTTGTTTATTACGAGTATTCGTGGAACGACGAGAACTATGGTAAATTACGTATGCAGTTTGAAAGGTCAGGCCGTGGTTTACGGCTTATTGAAACGGATGACTATTTAGTAGAAGCTACAGTAGAGGACTTTGAACTTGTTTGTAACAAATCTCATCAAATCCAATTTCATGTCATAAATAAAACCGATAAGCCCCTTCAACTTCGATTTGAAGGGGAAGAGCAAGGGCAAATTAGTTTTTTATATGACAATGAAGTCATGGTCGAAGGTGAAAAGACTATTGAAGCGATGTTTTCAATCGCTGACTATGTAGAAGAGCAAAGCCCATGGCGAACACATCCAACTGTGCAAACAAATGTGTGGATAAATGGCAAAAAAGCTACTTTTGCAATTGGAGTGAATCCGAAATTACCTGCAAATATGAAAGCTGTTGCACCACAAGATCAATTTATGATAGGGGAAGAGGTAACCTTTTTCATTGATATTGAAAATCAATCAAAGGGCGAGCAAACATTTTCTTTCTCATTACCTTCTACGGATTTGCTAAAGATTAAGCAACAAAAGGTAGAAGTAACATTACAAGGGAAAGAAAAAATGTCTTTACCGATTGATGCACAGTTACATGGCTATGGTTTTTATGGACCAGAAATAGAAGTTTTTGTTATAAGGGACGGTCTTACGGAACAAACCTTTAATAAACGAATTGGGGTTGGTTTTAAAGGGATTGGCGCCCAATTTGACGGGGAATGTGATGAATACTGGCATATTTATAATGGGAGTTACCAAGGATATTTTAGTAAGTTTAATAATGAATTCATTCCAGGTCGTAATATGAGTGATTCTCAACGGACAACGCTCATGTTTGCTAAGCTTGGGAAGCCGTATAACGACGAGTTTTCTAAGAAAAAACCAACGAAGGTGGAGTTTGAGCAACAACAAGGAGCAATGGTTTTAAAGGCAACATTTGAGTCAGAGTCCATGAATAATATTTCATTTGTTTATATTTATAAGCTTTTTGCAGAAGGTTTAATAGAGGCAGCAGTACAACTGACGAACCAAGGTAACGAAGTTACATCAGAAGATGTGTGGATAAGTCAGCCGATTTATCATAGTCTGGAAAACCCAGTTTTTCATTATAATAATGAGCTAGTTGAACACGGTAAAGGCTTCACTTTTTACGGAGAATGGGAAAGCTCTAAGCTTACGGAAAACTGGATTTTTTCACAGTACAAACCCTACCCTAGTGGATTTTGCTGGCCAAAGAAATCGCAGTTGCAATTTGAAAACTGGTACACGTATTGTGAACAAAACCTTGGTAAGCTTGATGGGGGAGTGACTGTACAAACAGAGCCAATCTTCATCAACATGGGTGCCTTTCAAACATGGAAAGAGTTCCGTCGTTTTGCGGAAAGAAAGCCTGTCAACAAACAGTTGCCACAGGATGCAATAGAGGTTGTATATAATGATAGAAACCCTGTTATCTCAACAAATGAAATCGTCATTAAAGCGGAACAAAAGAAAAATACCTCATCAGATGGAACTGTCCAAGTCAACTTGGCAAATGACACATACGCAGGAGAACATGAAGTATCTGTCCCAGTTAAGCACATTCATGATCCGTTCGTGCATGTGAAGGTGAAAGATCGACGTAATAATATAGCATATTATTCAGACCGCGTCTTACTGAAACCTTCAAATGATAAAGTTGTGCATCATATTGTTGAAGAGGATGACCTAAAAGTTCATAGAGTGAATAATGGTTTAATAGATATAGGAGCGTCAACAGACTTTTTCCCTACGCTATTTTCATTAAAAATGAATGGAGTAGAATGGTTGGATTCATCCTTTCCGAAGCTAACGTCTAAATCGTGGTGGAATCCATGGTCAGGTGGTATTCGTAGCACAATGAGTGATATGAGTAACCGTTCTTGGAGCAAGGAATCATCTTCGATTCAGTTTGCTACTTTAAAGGATCAATTTCATAATGTATGGGAAGGTTTAGAAATTTCAACGAGCATTACGGAACACAAAAAATATAAAGGACTTAATTTTCACCAATATTTTATGATGCTACCGGGAGTACCTGTCGTTGCTCATTTCTCGAAAATTGAACAACATACAGGTACTTACCTACTCGATAAAAAATTGGAAACTGAATTGTTAATCAAACCTAATTCACATTTGAACAAAACCTTTATACAAAATGGTGATGTGAAGGTTACTGGTGGTGGCGCGGAATACGAGGCTAAGCTAGAACTCCAGCATGTGTTTGGTGGGGAACAAGTAGACGAAATATTGCACATCATTCAACATGACGAAGTATCAGATACTGAAGTATATATGAACAAGGATGTAACTTTTACAAGTATCGATCAAAAGCTACATTTAGCTAATCGTCAAACAATATTTACAAAACCGTTACTCATCACAGTAGGCAAGGATAAAATTAATCACAAGGCACTGGGTCATTTAGCAAATTTAGTCTTTACAAAAGAGGAACAATCGCATGAAAATAATTGA